From the Phalacrocorax carbo unplaced genomic scaffold, bPhaCar2.1 SCAFFOLD_54, whole genome shotgun sequence genome, one window contains:
- the LOC135311151 gene encoding olfactory receptor 14A16-like: MSNSSSITQFLLLAFTDTRELQLLHFWLSLAIYLAALLGNGLIVTAIACDHRLHTPMYFFLLNLSLLDLGCISTTLPKSMANSLGDTRDISYAGCAAQAFLFVFLISAEFYLLTVMAYDCYVAICKPLHYGTLLGSRACAHMAAAAWAGGFLNALLHTASTFSLPLCHGNALGQFFCEIPQILKLSCSDTYLREVGLLGVSVCLVFGCFVFIVLSYVQIFRAVLRIPSEQGRHKAFSTCLPHLAVVSLFISTSFFAYLKPPSISSPPLDLVVAVLYSVVPPAVNPLIYGMRNKEIKDALWRVIQWMVLH; encoded by the coding sequence atgtccaacagcagctccatcacACAGTTCCTCCTCCTGGCGTTCACAGACacgcgggagctgcagctcctgcacttctggctctccctggccatctacctggctgccctcctgggcaacGGGCTCATCGTCACCGCCATCGCCTGCGACCACCGCCTCCACACccccatgtacttcttcctcctcaacctctcGCTCCTCGACCTGGGCTGCATCTCCACcactctccccaaatccatggcCAATTCCctcggggacaccagggacatcTCCTACGCAGGATGTGCTGCCCAGgcctttctgtttgtctttctgATATCAGCAGAGTTTTATCTCCTGACGGTCATGGCCTACGACTGCTACGTGGCCATCTGCAAACCCCTGCACTACGGgaccctgctgggcagcagagcttgtgcccacatggcagcagctgcctgggccggTGGGTTTCTCAATGCTCTGCTGCACACGGCCAGTACATTTTCactgcccctctgccatggcaatgccctggggcagttcttctgtgaaatccccCAGATCCTCAAGCTCTCCTGCTCAGACACCTACCTCAGGGAGGTCGGGCTTCTTGGGGTCAGTGTCTGTTTAgtatttgggtgttttgttttcattgtgctgTCCTATGTGCAGatcttcagggctgtgctgaggatcccctctgagcagggacggcacaaagccttttccacgTGCCTCCCGCACCTGGCCGTGGTCTCCCTGTTTATCAGCACTTCATTTTTTGCCTACCTAAAGCCTCcttccatctcctccccacccctggacctggtggtggcagtgctgtactCAGTGGTGCCCCCAGCAGTGAACCCCCTCATCTACGGCATGAGGAACAAGGAAATCAAGGATGCTTTATGGAGAGTAATCCAATGGATGGTGCTTCACTGA